A genomic window from Ciona intestinalis chromosome 8, KH, whole genome shotgun sequence includes:
- the LOC101243037 gene encoding regulator of G-protein signaling egl-10-like isoform X1 → MTSARRGSQWAITTWKRAFEGALITPAFDKDGEMIVGSGKANEVTLNVETLEHNEGDCVADGQDLKFPPRQYVYTKISALILLMQWEKESIRTTMQMPSTISEEASKSACTSKLECHKYGVPDAFTSAALVEWLMKNLEITSKSEASHLATLLCKLGYIYPCRFGWDISNITVGDQDESVLYRFQSPFYWPTETLSPTETDHACHLLSREQHSQENPLEEYESKYLGKLEKNMTSRWSFVKSSTAIKENLLQQCCAVDQAIKRWQEFAFWRVNRPQMYQKQVGNIKANTWATAIRGMNRKFTSYPRANDKSKKEKKKNPGKSPSKVLATSCSRILTVCTEWVSIDPLFQDEMYYNPWRADTLRDSWPQPGPGPYKLEAKSWALSFEMLIQSDLGQQYFEEHLKKEFSDENLNFYCEVMYLKCSKEKEVDQLIKAIFNDYISPNGSTPVNIDTQVVKHVKQELKQAKSRYIFDAALDHIYTLMRKDSYKRFLTSNIYKDAVANAKHPCKPRKEKGGLPKIWRLSQFLPKKKPEELGDPERGNC, encoded by the exons atgacgtcaGCTCGACGTGGCTCGCAATGGGCCATAACAACTTGGAAGCGAGCGTTTGAAGGAGCGCTGATAACTCCAGCATTTG ACAAAGACGGAGAGATGATAGTAGGCAGTGGAAAAGCTAACGAAGTTACACTCAACGTTGAAACGCTGGAGCATAAT GAAGGCGATTGCGTAGCTGATGGACAAGACTTGAAGTTCCCACCTCGTCAGTACGTTTATACGAAG ATTTCTGCACTTATATTGCTCATGCAATGGGAGAAAGAGAGCATCAGAACCACAATGCAAATGCCTTCAACCATCAGCGAAGAAGCCAGCAAATCTGCATGTACTTCTAAACTGGAGTGTCACAAATACGGGGTACCTGACGCATTTACGTCAGCAGCTTTAGTAGAATGGTTGATGAAGAATCTGGAAATAACATCAAAGTCCG AGGCATCCCACTTGGCCACATTACTATGCAAGCTTGGGTACATCTACCCATGCAGGTTTGGTTGGGATATCTCTAACATTACAGTGGGGGATCAGGACGAATCGGTTCTTTACAGATTCCAG AGTCCTTTTTATTGGCCAACAGAGACATTATCACCTACAGAAACTGATCACG CTTGCCATTTACTATCACGAGAACAACACAGCCAGGAAAATCCACTGGAAGAATATGAATCA AAATACCTTGGAAAACTTGAGAAAAACATGACTAGTCGATGGAGTTTTGTCAAGAGTTCAACAGCTATTAAAGAAAA TTTACTACAGCAGTGCTGTGCAGTGGACCAAGCAATTAAAAGATGGCAAGAGTTTGCGTTTTGGAGAGTTAACCGACCGCAAATGTATCAGAAACAAGTTGGAAACATAAAAGCAAACACATGGGCGACTGCTATTAGAGGAATGAATAGAAAATTTACTTCTTATCCAAGAGCAAATGATAAAA GTAAAaaagagaagaaaaaaaatccagGAAAATCTCCGTCCAAAGTTTTAGCTACAAGTTGTTCAAG GATCCTCACTGTTTGCACCGAGTGGGTGAGCATTGACCCCTTATTCCAGGATGAGATGTATTACAACCCATGGAGAGCTGATACATTAAGAGACTCCTGGCCACAACC AGGACCAGGCCCTTATAAACTGGAGGCCAAAAGTTGGGCCTTGAGTTTTGAAATGCTCATACAAAGTGATCTTGGCCAACAGTATTTTGAAGAGCATTTGAAAAAGGAGTTCAGCGACGAAAACTTGAATTTTTATTGCGAGGTCATGTACTTGAAGTGTTCCAAAGAAAAGGAAGTCGATCAACTCATCAAGGCTATATTTAA CGATTACATATCTCCAAATGGAAGTACTCCAGTGAACATCGACACTCAGGTTGTTAAGCACGTAAAGCAGGAGCTAAAACAAGCCAAGTCTCGGTATATTTTTGATGCCGCGCTCGATCATATATACACACTAATGAGAAAAGATTCGTACAAAAGATTTCTAACgtcaaatatttacaaagacGCGGTAGCAAACGCAAAGCATCCATGTAAACcaag aaaagaaaaaggaGGTTTGCCAAA aatttggAGACTTTCCCAGTTTTTGCCGAAGAAGAAACCCGAAGAATTGGGAGATCCAGAGAG
- the LOC101243037 gene encoding regulator of G-protein signaling egl-10-like isoform X2 has translation MKCMEQGTQISALILLMQWEKESIRTTMQMPSTISEEASKSACTSKLECHKYGVPDAFTSAALVEWLMKNLEITSKSEASHLATLLCKLGYIYPCRFGWDISNITVGDQDESVLYRFQSPFYWPTETLSPTETDHACHLLSREQHSQENPLEEYESKYLGKLEKNMTSRWSFVKSSTAIKENLLQQCCAVDQAIKRWQEFAFWRVNRPQMYQKQVGNIKANTWATAIRGMNRKFTSYPRANDKSKKEKKKNPGKSPSKVLATSCSRILTVCTEWVSIDPLFQDEMYYNPWRADTLRDSWPQPGPGPYKLEAKSWALSFEMLIQSDLGQQYFEEHLKKEFSDENLNFYCEVMYLKCSKEKEVDQLIKAIFNDYISPNGSTPVNIDTQVVKHVKQELKQAKSRYIFDAALDHIYTLMRKDSYKRFLTSNIYKDAVANAKHPCKPRKEKGGLPKIWRLSQFLPKKKPEELGDPERGNC, from the exons atgaagtgtatggaACAAGGCACTcag ATTTCTGCACTTATATTGCTCATGCAATGGGAGAAAGAGAGCATCAGAACCACAATGCAAATGCCTTCAACCATCAGCGAAGAAGCCAGCAAATCTGCATGTACTTCTAAACTGGAGTGTCACAAATACGGGGTACCTGACGCATTTACGTCAGCAGCTTTAGTAGAATGGTTGATGAAGAATCTGGAAATAACATCAAAGTCCG AGGCATCCCACTTGGCCACATTACTATGCAAGCTTGGGTACATCTACCCATGCAGGTTTGGTTGGGATATCTCTAACATTACAGTGGGGGATCAGGACGAATCGGTTCTTTACAGATTCCAG AGTCCTTTTTATTGGCCAACAGAGACATTATCACCTACAGAAACTGATCACG CTTGCCATTTACTATCACGAGAACAACACAGCCAGGAAAATCCACTGGAAGAATATGAATCA AAATACCTTGGAAAACTTGAGAAAAACATGACTAGTCGATGGAGTTTTGTCAAGAGTTCAACAGCTATTAAAGAAAA TTTACTACAGCAGTGCTGTGCAGTGGACCAAGCAATTAAAAGATGGCAAGAGTTTGCGTTTTGGAGAGTTAACCGACCGCAAATGTATCAGAAACAAGTTGGAAACATAAAAGCAAACACATGGGCGACTGCTATTAGAGGAATGAATAGAAAATTTACTTCTTATCCAAGAGCAAATGATAAAA GTAAAaaagagaagaaaaaaaatccagGAAAATCTCCGTCCAAAGTTTTAGCTACAAGTTGTTCAAG GATCCTCACTGTTTGCACCGAGTGGGTGAGCATTGACCCCTTATTCCAGGATGAGATGTATTACAACCCATGGAGAGCTGATACATTAAGAGACTCCTGGCCACAACC AGGACCAGGCCCTTATAAACTGGAGGCCAAAAGTTGGGCCTTGAGTTTTGAAATGCTCATACAAAGTGATCTTGGCCAACAGTATTTTGAAGAGCATTTGAAAAAGGAGTTCAGCGACGAAAACTTGAATTTTTATTGCGAGGTCATGTACTTGAAGTGTTCCAAAGAAAAGGAAGTCGATCAACTCATCAAGGCTATATTTAA CGATTACATATCTCCAAATGGAAGTACTCCAGTGAACATCGACACTCAGGTTGTTAAGCACGTAAAGCAGGAGCTAAAACAAGCCAAGTCTCGGTATATTTTTGATGCCGCGCTCGATCATATATACACACTAATGAGAAAAGATTCGTACAAAAGATTTCTAACgtcaaatatttacaaagacGCGGTAGCAAACGCAAAGCATCCATGTAAACcaag aaaagaaaaaggaGGTTTGCCAAA aatttggAGACTTTCCCAGTTTTTGCCGAAGAAGAAACCCGAAGAATTGGGAGATCCAGAGAG
- the LOC100186484 gene encoding acid sphingomyelinase-like phosphodiesterase 3b, with translation MKFLSNEVTLLLTSFLFVTSLHARVNNGKFWHVTDLHLDFYYDETKIDANTICPSSFGENTMDAGPFGDYRCDSPWRLVQSAISAMKNIEGDPDFIIWTGDDTLHTSDEDKYLGTELVLETIRNLTDLIKGTFPNTTVHACLGNHDYHHKSQIPPGPSYILSNVAEYWRDWMTEEQFQMFNSTGQYSVEIATKVNLISLNTNVWYTSNHGVNGTGDPGSYFKWFENQLQQARTGSAKVYVIGHVPPGHFELVDYKYWFYPSYNERYVDIIRRYSDVIIGQFFGHHHTDTFRMFYDENNKAISNLLIAPGVTPWMTTLPGAKDGANNPGVRLFEYDVTTMIPTDYVQYYLNLPDANNNGRADWLEEYRATSAFELPDLTTSSWDALSKRLASADVSDQTSEDTKMLQKFSEINSVSYNFATCDKQCQLNQVCAVRELNYEKYKACVSGGITLVPVFYLLMFSCAVLSILML, from the exons ATGAAGTTTTTATCAAATGAAGTCACGTTACTTCTGACGTCATTTctatttgtgacgtcattacacgccAGGGTAAACAATGGAAAATTTTGGCACGTCACGGATCTACATCTAGATTTCtattatgacgaaacaaagATTGATGCTAACACTATCTGTCCTTCGTCGTTTGGTGAGAACACGATGGACGCTGGACCTTTCGGCGATTACAg ATGCGACTCACCATGGCGACTTGTACAGTCGGCTATCAGTGCAATGAAGAATATCGAAGGCGATCCGGACTTTATCATATGGACAGG AGACGATACCCTACATACATCAGACGAGGACAAATACTTGGGCACGGAGTTGGTCCTTGAAACTATTCGTAACTTGACCGATCTCATAAAGGGGACTTTCCCTAACACGACAGTCCACGCCTGCCTCGGGAATCACGACTACCATCACAAAAGCCAAATACCTCCGGGACCAAGTTATATACTGTCTAATGTAGCTGAGTATTGGAGAGATTGGATGACAGAGGAGCAGTTCCAAATGTTCAATTCAA CTGGCCAATACAGTGTAGAAATTGCCACGAAAGTAAACTTAATCTCCCTCAATACAAACGTGTGGTACACCAGCAACCATGGTGTGAATGGTACTGGGGATCCTGGGAGTTATTTCAAGTGGTTTGAAAACCAACTTCAACAAGCAAGGACGGGCTCGGCGAAG GTATACGTCATCGGTCACGTGCCACCCGGTCATTTTGAATTAGTTGATTACAAATACTGGTTTTATCCGTCATACAATGAACGTTATGTCGACATCATAAGGAGATacagtgatgtcataatcggACAATTTTTCGGCCACCATCATACGGATACGTTTCGAATGTTTTATGATGAAAATAACAAAGCg ATATCCAACCTACTGATAGCTCCAGGCGTTACACCATGGATGACGACACTACCAGGCGCTAAGGATGGGGCGAACAACCCCGGTGTCAGGTTGTTTGAATACGATGTTACGACTATGATACCAACG GATTACGTACAGTATTATCTAAACCTACCGGACGCGAATAATAACGGAAGAGCAGACTGGCTAGAAGAATACAGAGCAACGTCTGCTTTTGAACTTCCGGACCTCACAACCTCCTCATGGGATGCATTAAGCAAGAGACTCGCATCCGCTGACGTTTCGGATCAAACATCAGAAGATACAAAGATGTTGCAAAAGTTTTCTGAGATCAATTCCGTGTCGTACAACTTTGCAACTTGTGATAAGCAGTGCCAACTTAACCAAGTTTGCGCTGTTAGAGAACTTAATTATGAGAAATATAAAGCATGTGTGAGCGGCGGTATCACACTGGTGCCTGTGTTTTACTTGTTGATGTTTTCGTGTGCAGTGCTAAGCATTTTGATGCTGTAA
- the LOC113474414 gene encoding uncharacterized protein LOC113474414, which yields MKIFFILLFVINSIEARSLMPKSLVVVDCEPRSRLSISISPDPMVFRQKFEITIKAWASLNYQKLWGKLDIWGGNAPGNTTRLLSLHSSLCGKHGFSCTGRLGDYLFFKRNYLNKLPFPGFYNISMSIYSKNGRRLVCGRLQLPVIEKP from the exons ATGAAgatattctttattttgttgtttgttataaACTCAATAGAAGCAAGGTCGCTCATGCCGAAGTCGCTGGTGGTTGTTGACTGTG AGCCTCGTTCTCGCTTGTCAATATCGATATCACCCGATCCAATGGTTTTCAGGCAGAAATTTGAGATCACAATAAAGGCATGGGCAA gTCTTAATTACCAGAAGCTGTGgggtaaacttgatatttggGGAGGGAATGCTCCCGGCAATACAACCCGATTGTTATCTTTACATTCGAGTTTGTGTGGGAAGCATGGCTTCAGTTGTACCGGAAGACTCGGTG ATTACTTGTTCTTCAAACGCAACTACCTCAATAAACTACCGTTCCCCGGTTtctataacatttctatgagCATATACTCCAAGAATGGCCGACGATTGGTTTGCGGCAGATTGCAATTACCTGTAATTGAGAAACCGTGA